In Flavobacterium piscisymbiosum, the sequence TCCGGCCGGAATTGTAATTCGGATATTTTTGCCGTTTACCGTTAGGTTTTGTTTGTGCGTAGTATAAGCTGAAGCTAAGTCAAGTTGCAATTCAGCATTAAAATCCTGTCCGCGGTATTTTGCCTGACCTCTTGAACTTCTTCCTGAAGAACCGTACATAGAATTGAAGAAATCAGAAAAATCACTTCCTGAAAAATCTCCTCCGCCAAAATCAGAATAACTTTGATTACCGCCTTGCTGTTGTCTGGAATATTGTTGCTGTTGGTTGGGATCGTAACCTGCTTTTTCGAATTCATCAGCATGCTTCCAGTCTTTTCCGTATTTGTCGTATTTTTTACGATTTTCGGGATTGCTTAAAACTTCATTGGCTTCGTTTATTTCCTTGAATTTTTTCTCTGCTTCCTTATCATTCGGATTCAGGTCAGGATGATATTTTCTGGCCAGTTTTCTATAGGCCTTTTTAATCTCGGCTTCAGTAGCCGATTTTGTGATATCTAATACTTTATAATAGTCAATATAGTCCATTTGCTTGTATTTTTATAAAGATAAATTAAAATCTTGAAGTTACTCATAACTTATTAAATGTCAAAGTAAAAAGAGCATTTTTGTATTAATACTCTTGTTTTAAGAAATATGAATCAGTATTTGTTTTGTTTGAGTTAAATCTTACTTTTTAGTAGGGTTTTGCAATTATTTCTTCTATAATTGCAAAAATAAACCTACAATTAATTGTGGAATTTAACCTTTTAATCTTTAAATTATGAAGAAATTATCTTTTTTAAAATCAACCTTTAGTCTTGTTCTTGTATTGACGATGTCAATCTTATTAGTAAATTGTAGTTCAAGTAGTAATGATGATGACTATCTACCATCAACAGGCAATACCTTTAATCCAACTGATTTTGCTTTAACAATTAGAAAAACAGAATTAAACGATGGGAATAAATGGATGATGTCTGTATATTACGATTTAAAAAACACTTCACAGATTTCATATAATAAGTATGAGCAGGGGAGTTTTAATATTAGGTTTACGGTAAAATCTACGGATGGTACAATATATCAAACAGTTACAATCATTCCTTACATTGAAGCAGGGGTTACAGTGGGTGATTTTACATATTTGGATGCTGTGAATAACACAAAAACACTTGATCCTGCAACTCTTACAGCAGTAATTGAAAAGCAATAGATTTTTTGTTTAAAATTTGATAGACAGAATTTTAAAATCCAATTGGTGTAAAAGCTGATTGGATTTTTTTTATTTATATTTTGGCAGGTTTTTTGCTTTCCAAAAATTAGCCTAATATATTGTTATAATAGTCTTAAAGTTGTAGCGCCTAATTAAATTATGCTATTTTTGTGATGCTATGCTTTAATCTTATAAAATTTTTAAAAGCCGATTCGATAATACTTTTTTCAATGAAGCACATCTTATTTTTCATATTATTTTTTACCGCTGTCACTGTTTCAGCTCAAACTGAATTTGGTACTAAATACAGACCTATCGCAGCACCTAAATTTGGTGCAAAGCCAAAGAAGACTCCAATACCAGAGGTTAAAGATCCTCAGGCTGATAATATGGATATACCAAGTATAAAAACGCCAAACGTTTTTGATAATACCAGTATCACTCCAAAATCGCAATTGCAGGTAGGGGCAGAGAAAAGTAAATTTACGATGTCTACTGAAACTGATTTTGCCAATCCGGGTGATCGTTATGTGCCAAAAATGGAAAAAGATTTAGATAAGGCGCTAAAAGATGCCGGACTAAAAGAGGGCAGGGGAACTTTAGTAAAAAGAAATATTTCGCTGGGAGATTTTAGAACAAAATCGAAATATTTTATTGTAAAATTTCGCGATTTTGGCGCAATAGATGGCGATATGGTAAAGGTTTTGTCTAACGATCAGGTTATTAGAGATCAGATAATTTTGCAGTCTAATTTTATAGATGTGAAAATTGATCTGGCTAATGGTTTTAATAAATTAGATTTTCAAGCATTAAATATTGGGGCATTAGGAGGGAATACTGCTGAAATTCGAGTTTATGATGACAAAGGACAATTAGTAACCAATGATTATTGGGATAATCTTGCGGCAGGTTTTAAAGCTTCGATAATAGTAACAAAAGAAGAATAAGATACAATCAGTTCGTTGCATCTTATTCTAATTCGTGTTTTTTAGTTTTAATAATTATCAATCTTTCGCCAGTTCAGGAGTATTATTCGGTTTTCCTTCGCCAGTTTCTTTTAAAAGAAAACTAACCAGAATTGCTATCGAAATTCCAATTATCCAGAATAAACCTGCTTGTTGAAAATGCATAATTTTATCCGTAGTATCATTTAATGTTTGTCCGAACAAACGACTGAATAACGGACTTAAAAGCGTTGTTACTCCAAAAGTTATAAAATTAATGGCTCCTGTAGCACTTCCTTTTACATTGTCAGGATTCGCTTCTTTAATTATAGAATACGGAATCATTGCGGCACCAGAACCAACGCCTAACAAAAACATACTGATTTTCGTAGGAAGTAAATCGGGGAAATACAATAACTGAATCAGACTCAAAATCATAAATAACGCTCCAAATATTAAAACAGGTTTACGTTTGTTTATTTTATCTGTGATATATCCTAATAACGGACAGCCAAACACCCAGCCAAAAGCAACCATCGCACTCGAAATTGTTGCACTATGAAAGTCGAAAGCACGATCTTTCTGGAAAAAATCTACTGCCCAAGTCATAGCAAATATAGTGGTTGGAGCAAATAATAATCCTGAAACGACTCCGCACAACCAGGATTGAGGATTACTAAAAACAACTTTATAAGGTTCAAGCAAGCTTTGTTTTTTTACTATAGTTTCTTCCTTTTTCTCGACTACGTTTGCCGGAGTTATAAACCAAAGTCCAAAAGCAACGATTA encodes:
- a CDS encoding DnaJ C-terminal domain-containing protein encodes the protein MDYIDYYKVLDITKSATEAEIKKAYRKLARKYHPDLNPNDKEAEKKFKEINEANEVLSNPENRKKYDKYGKDWKHADEFEKAGYDPNQQQQYSRQQQGGNQSYSDFGGGDFSGSDFSDFFNSMYGSSGRSSRGQAKYRGQDFNAELQLDLASAYTTHKQNLTVNGKNIRITIPAGVENGQIIKIPNHGAPGANGGPNGDLYITFLIDNNSEFKREGNNLYADVDLDLYTAILGGEIYVNTFDGKVKIKVAPETQPGTKVKLKEKGFPVYKKDNQFGDLYITYTLKVPTKLSAKEKELFEELAKLRNHE
- a CDS encoding MFS transporter, with product MDINTNKSYTKYYIIAWVFGLLFYFLDYVIRSSPAVMLPELSNSFSVSEIRLVTIIGTYYYTYSTCSLIAGIALDRFGAKYSLFAGAFILGIGCLLFMISSQFSGVTGRLFQGAGCAFAFPGCVYLASKGFSSKSLATAIGFTQCLGMLGGSAGQFVVGPLIEKGMNIYTFWLSIGIFTIIVAFGLWFITPANVVEKKEETIVKKQSLLEPYKVVFSNPQSWLCGVVSGLLFAPTTIFAMTWAVDFFQKDRAFDFHSATISSAMVAFGWVFGCPLLGYITDKINKRKPVLIFGALFMILSLIQLLYFPDLLPTKISMFLLGVGSGAAMIPYSIIKEANPDNVKGSATGAINFITFGVTTLLSPLFSRLFGQTLNDTTDKIMHFQQAGLFWIIGISIAILVSFLLKETGEGKPNNTPELAKD